From Pseudonocardia autotrophica, one genomic window encodes:
- a CDS encoding DUF2771 family protein encodes MITRSRRTGRALAGMLAVAAVLLAGCGTSRPTVTFDVDGASLTAAPTQFCDNRMENCSDEPNSRVTADVPAGTPIRITVPEDVSAGPWQVAYAFTRGDDPTPIEQRSDIATPGSRGEYTLILPSETDRLVTAQVQLFGAAPAIDPETEALEFPVRATWVLVGEQPAS; translated from the coding sequence GTGATCACCCGATCCCGCCGGACCGGCCGCGCGCTCGCCGGGATGCTCGCCGTCGCCGCCGTCCTGCTCGCCGGCTGCGGGACGTCCCGCCCCACCGTCACGTTCGACGTGGACGGCGCCTCCCTCACGGCGGCACCGACCCAGTTCTGCGACAACCGGATGGAGAACTGCTCGGACGAGCCGAACTCCCGGGTCACCGCGGACGTGCCGGCCGGCACCCCGATCCGGATCACCGTGCCGGAGGACGTGTCGGCCGGGCCATGGCAGGTCGCCTACGCCTTCACCCGCGGCGACGACCCGACACCGATCGAGCAACGCAGCGACATCGCCACCCCGGGCAGCCGCGGCGAGTACACGCTGATCCTGCCCTCCGAGACCGATCGGCTGGTCACCGCGCAGGTGCAGCTGTTCGGCGCGGCCCCGGCGATCGACCCGGAGACCGAGGCGCTGGAGTTCCCGGTCCGGGCGACCTGGGTGCTGGTCGGGGAGCAGCCGGCGAGCTGA
- a CDS encoding Fic family protein: MSPRGRPSRQAVYARLRVQIDELWQRMGGLPSPLEAADIWRGIWFEEAHHSTALEGNTLVLKQVEKLLAEGRAVGDKELREYMEVRGYADASDWVYGQAIEPDRASPEPLTLQEIRHIHRMAMHAVWDVAPHPDAGPDETPGNFRRHDIHPFPGGMLPPSHVLVDSEMHAWIGEVGELDATSEEFAESVARLHCRFEQIHPFLDGNGRTGRLVLNLLLVRSGFPPAIIYKKQRSAYLSALRRADKGDPGSLGELIARAILDNLYKFVVPAVAGPARLVPLAALASDEANSTALRTAAVRGALQATKGPDGQWRSSRNWVDEYLRTRYRRRRQ, translated from the coding sequence ATGAGCCCGCGCGGTCGACCTTCCCGGCAGGCGGTCTATGCCCGTCTGCGTGTCCAGATCGACGAGCTCTGGCAGCGGATGGGTGGACTCCCCAGCCCGCTCGAGGCCGCGGACATCTGGCGTGGAATCTGGTTCGAGGAGGCGCACCACTCGACCGCGCTCGAGGGCAATACGCTCGTCCTCAAACAGGTCGAGAAGCTCCTCGCCGAAGGCCGTGCGGTCGGCGACAAGGAGCTCCGTGAGTACATGGAGGTCCGCGGCTACGCGGACGCGTCGGACTGGGTGTACGGGCAGGCCATCGAGCCCGACCGAGCCTCACCCGAACCGCTGACGCTCCAGGAGATCCGCCACATCCACCGGATGGCGATGCACGCGGTCTGGGACGTCGCCCCGCATCCCGACGCCGGTCCCGACGAGACCCCGGGGAACTTCCGCCGGCACGACATCCACCCCTTCCCCGGAGGCATGCTCCCGCCGTCCCACGTCCTGGTGGACAGCGAGATGCACGCATGGATCGGCGAGGTCGGCGAACTCGACGCCACGTCCGAGGAGTTCGCCGAGAGCGTCGCCCGGCTGCACTGCCGGTTCGAGCAGATCCACCCGTTCCTGGACGGCAACGGGCGGACCGGGCGCCTGGTCCTGAACCTTCTACTCGTGCGCTCGGGGTTTCCACCGGCGATCATCTACAAGAAGCAGCGCAGCGCTTACCTGTCCGCGCTCCGGCGTGCGGACAAGGGCGACCCCGGGAGCCTGGGTGAGCTCATCGCCCGGGCCATCCTCGACAACCTCTACAAGTTCGTCGTGCCGGCGGTCGCGGGCCCGGCCCGCCTCGTCCCGCTCGCCGCGCTTGCCTCCGACGAGGCCAATTCGACTGCGCTGCGGACCGCAGCGGTTCGGGGAGCCCTGCAGGCGACGAAAGGCCCGGACGGCCAGTGGCGCAGCTCGAGGAACTGGGTCGACGAGTACCTGCGGACCCGGTACCGGAGACGTCGGCAGTGA
- a CDS encoding MsnO8 family LLM class oxidoreductase → MRLSLLDRSRTRAGEPDSAALRHTVARARRAEQLGYHRFWVAEHHAVPGIASGSPPVLMAAVAAATARIRIGSGGIMLPNHQPLVVAEQVAMLAALYPGRIDLGIGRSPGFTAPVRRALRAAAADDDAFRADLAELRSFLDGTGPVTVRPRPERSVPLFLLATGAGLRLAGDLGLPAVVGGPVLDDRAALADYRERAGDAAHLVVSADVLVGHPDLALSEAWALAAARSTGEFPPLEPPDPDRRTTARQREVVARALARTLAGDSDTVAELLDDLVDRTGADELMVSSSTWDSEALAESDAALARLLVGGRARTGA, encoded by the coding sequence GTGCGCCTGTCGTTGCTGGACCGTTCGCGGACCCGGGCCGGGGAACCCGACTCGGCCGCGCTGCGGCACACCGTGGCGCGTGCCCGCCGCGCCGAGCAGCTCGGTTACCACCGGTTCTGGGTGGCCGAGCATCACGCCGTGCCCGGGATCGCGTCCGGCAGCCCGCCGGTGCTGATGGCGGCGGTGGCCGCGGCGACCGCGCGGATCCGGATCGGCTCCGGCGGGATCATGCTGCCCAACCACCAGCCGTTGGTGGTCGCCGAGCAGGTCGCGATGCTCGCCGCGCTGTATCCCGGCCGGATCGATCTCGGCATCGGGCGCTCACCCGGCTTCACCGCACCGGTCCGCCGGGCCCTGCGCGCGGCGGCCGCCGACGACGACGCGTTCCGCGCCGACCTGGCCGAGCTGCGGTCGTTCCTGGACGGCACCGGCCCGGTCACCGTCCGGCCCCGTCCGGAACGGTCGGTCCCGCTGTTCCTGCTGGCGACCGGCGCCGGATTGCGGCTCGCCGGTGACCTGGGGCTCCCGGCCGTCGTCGGCGGTCCGGTGCTCGACGACCGGGCCGCACTGGCCGACTACCGCGAGCGGGCCGGGGACGCCGCACATCTCGTGGTCTCGGCCGACGTCCTGGTCGGGCACCCGGATCTGGCGCTGTCCGAGGCGTGGGCGCTCGCCGCCGCCCGGAGCACCGGCGAGTTCCCGCCGCTGGAACCGCCGGACCCGGACCGCCGGACGACCGCGCGGCAGCGCGAGGTCGTGGCCCGGGCGCTGGCCCGCACCCTGGCCGGCGACTCCGACACCGTCGCCGAACTGCTCGATGACCTGGTCGACCGGACCGGGGCGGACGAGCTGATGGTCAGCTCGTCGACCTGGGACTCCGAGGCTCTGGCCGAGTCCGACGCGGCGCTGGCCCGGTTGCTGGTGGGCGGCCGGGCGCGTACCGGGGCCTGA
- a CDS encoding cold-shock protein, giving the protein MPTGRVKWYDAEKGFGFLSQDDGEDVYVRKAALPAGVEALKSGQRVEFGMAEGRRGPQALSVRLVEKQASAVENTRRPAEELHGLVEDMMRLLDNKIQPALRHGRYPDRKTCKLAAEVVRAVARDLDG; this is encoded by the coding sequence GTGCCCACCGGCAGGGTGAAGTGGTACGACGCGGAGAAGGGCTTCGGCTTCCTCTCCCAGGACGACGGCGAGGACGTCTACGTCCGCAAGGCGGCACTCCCGGCGGGGGTGGAGGCGCTCAAGTCCGGCCAGCGCGTCGAGTTCGGCATGGCGGAGGGGCGGCGCGGTCCGCAGGCGCTGTCGGTCCGGCTGGTCGAGAAGCAGGCGTCCGCCGTCGAGAACACCCGGCGTCCCGCGGAGGAGCTGCACGGCCTCGTCGAGGACATGATGCGGTTGCTGGACAACAAGATCCAGCCCGCGCTGCGGCACGGCCGCTATCCCGACCGCAAGACCTGCAAGCTCGCCGCCGAGGTGGTCCGCGCGGTCGCCCGCGACCTGGACGGCTGA
- a CDS encoding AMP-binding protein produces MAGAPAVPSYASGISDTPLLGDTIGDNFDRTAAAFGDNDALVEVSTGRRWTYTQLREAIDKLACGLLSAGVQTGDRLGIWSPNTAEWTLTQYATAKIGVVLVNINPSYRTHELEFVLKQAGISTLVSAAEFKTSNYQKMIAEVRPNCPDLQRVVITGSDEWNALADGGAAPDRVRLAEVQASLGADDPINIQYTSGTTGFPKGATLSHHNILNNGYYVGKLCNYTEADRVCIPVPFYHCFGMVMGNLACTTSGATMVIPAQGFDPKATLRAVEQERCTSLYGVPTMFIAELNDPDFESYDLSSLRTGIMAGSPCPVEVMKQVVERMGMGEVTICYGMTETSPVSTQTRADDSLDRRVSTVGRVHPHLEIKVVDPETGKTVPRGEAGELCTRGYSVMLGYWDQPDKTAESIDAARWMHTGDLAVMDDDGYLNITGRIKDMVIRGGENVYPREIEEFLYTHPDVVDAQVVGVPDERYGEELCAWVILRDGAPELSVDALKEFATGKLAHYKIPRYVLVVEEFPMTVTGKVRKVEMRERSVGLLDLETAAGVRNA; encoded by the coding sequence GTGGCCGGAGCCCCCGCCGTCCCGTCGTACGCCTCCGGGATCTCGGACACCCCGCTGCTCGGCGACACGATCGGCGACAACTTCGACCGGACCGCCGCCGCGTTCGGCGACAACGACGCGCTGGTCGAGGTCTCCACCGGGCGGCGCTGGACCTACACCCAGCTGCGCGAGGCGATCGACAAGCTGGCCTGCGGCCTGCTCTCCGCCGGGGTGCAGACCGGGGACCGGCTCGGGATCTGGTCGCCGAACACGGCCGAGTGGACGCTCACCCAGTACGCCACCGCCAAGATCGGCGTCGTCCTGGTCAACATCAACCCGTCCTACCGGACGCACGAGCTGGAGTTCGTGCTCAAGCAGGCCGGGATCTCCACGCTGGTCTCGGCGGCCGAGTTCAAGACGTCGAACTACCAGAAGATGATCGCCGAGGTGCGGCCGAACTGCCCGGACCTGCAGCGCGTCGTGATCACCGGTTCGGACGAGTGGAACGCGCTGGCCGACGGCGGCGCCGCCCCGGACCGGGTCCGGCTGGCGGAGGTGCAGGCGTCGCTCGGCGCGGACGACCCGATCAACATCCAGTACACCTCGGGGACGACCGGGTTCCCGAAGGGCGCGACGCTCTCGCACCACAACATCCTGAACAACGGCTACTACGTCGGGAAGCTCTGCAACTACACCGAGGCCGACCGGGTCTGCATCCCGGTGCCGTTCTACCACTGCTTCGGCATGGTGATGGGGAACCTGGCCTGCACCACCAGCGGTGCCACGATGGTCATCCCGGCCCAGGGTTTCGACCCGAAGGCGACCCTGCGGGCCGTCGAGCAGGAGCGCTGCACCTCGCTCTACGGGGTCCCGACGATGTTCATCGCCGAGCTCAACGATCCCGACTTCGAGTCCTACGACCTGTCCAGCCTGCGCACCGGGATCATGGCCGGCTCGCCGTGCCCGGTCGAGGTGATGAAGCAGGTCGTGGAGCGGATGGGGATGGGCGAGGTGACGATCTGCTACGGCATGACCGAGACCTCGCCGGTCTCCACCCAGACCCGCGCGGACGACTCGCTGGACCGCCGGGTCTCCACGGTCGGCCGGGTGCACCCGCACCTGGAGATCAAGGTCGTCGACCCGGAGACCGGGAAGACCGTCCCGCGTGGCGAGGCCGGTGAACTCTGCACCCGCGGCTACTCGGTGATGCTGGGCTACTGGGACCAGCCGGACAAGACCGCCGAGTCGATCGACGCCGCCCGCTGGATGCACACCGGCGATCTCGCCGTGATGGACGACGACGGCTACCTCAACATCACCGGCCGGATCAAGGACATGGTCATCCGGGGCGGCGAGAACGTGTACCCGCGGGAGATCGAGGAGTTCCTCTACACCCATCCCGACGTGGTGGACGCGCAGGTCGTCGGTGTTCCGGACGAGCGCTACGGCGAGGAGCTGTGCGCCTGGGTGATCCTGCGCGATGGCGCACCGGAGCTGTCCGTCGACGCGCTCAAGGAGTTCGCCACCGGCAAGCTCGCGCACTACAAGATCCCGCGCTACGTGCTGGTCGTCGAGGAGTTCCCGATGACGGTCACCGGCAAGGTCCGCAAGGTCGAGATGCGGGAGCGCTCGGTCGGCCTGCTCGACCTGGAGACCGCGGCCGGCGTCCGAAACGCCTGA